The following is a genomic window from Phycisphaeraceae bacterium.
GGACTATTCGACGGCGAAGACTTCGTTCGCATTCTTCTGGGCAGGCCGCAGTGTCCGCTGTTTATTTCCTACAAGCTCTACCGTCATTTCGTCGGCGACATCGACGAAAAACCCACAGACACGCAGGAAGCCGTCATTCGCGCGATGGCCAAAGTGCTCAGTGACAACAGATATGAACTCAAGCCCGTGCTCAAAACACTCTTTATGAGTGAACACTTTTACGACCCGCAGATCGTCGGCGGAATGGTCAAGAGTCCCGCTCAACTCCTTGTGGGTACGGCACGCATGCTTAACACACCGGCGCGTAACTCCGGCACGCTGGCTGCGGCGATGTCGATGATGGGTCAGCAGCTCTTCGAGCCGCCTTCGGTCGCCGGCTGGGACGGCGGACGCGGCTGGATCAACACATCAACACTCTTCGTGCGGCAAAACATGGCGACTTATCTGATCACCGGAAAGGTTCCGGGTGATCAAAACTGGTCGCAGGACACAGTCGGGTACGACCCGTTGTTTTTACTTGCGGATCTTGCGGACCGGTCGCCCGGAAGCACCGTGAATCTGCTCTCCAATCTATTACTGGGCGAGCACGCCGCTGCCGGCCGGCGTGAGGAACTGACGAAATACCTCGCTGCACGACGGGGCGGCATCACGCAAGGCTCCGTGCTGGCGATGCTGATGCTGGTCACCGCGATGCCTGAATATCAACTGTGCTGATTAGTCAACGATCACCGCGCAGGCGGATGCGATGACGCGCGGAAACGGTATGCGAAAGGATTTTCCATGACGGACAAGCCCGCCTTTACTCGCCGCGAGTTTATCGGCAACGGCGCAATGATCGTCTCGACGATGGCGACCGTACCACTGTTTCTGGAACGCTCCGCCTGGGCACTGACGCCAGCAACGGGAAGCGCTGTCAAAGACCGGCCGGGAGTGCCGGGCGAGCGCATTCTGGTTGTCGTTCAAATGACCGGCGGCAACGATGGGATCAACACCGTAGTGCCTTTCGGCTGGCGTGAGTATTACAAGGCTCGACCGGGCATCGGTATCGCGGAGAAGGACGTGCTCAAGCTCGACAGTAACGCAGGGCTGGGGCTGAATCCGGAAATGGGTGACCTCAAAGCCATGATGGATGCCGGTCTGGCGCTGGGGGTGCTGGGTGTCGGCTATCCGAATCCCAACCGCTCACACTTTTCGAGCATGGATATCTGGCATACAGCGGACCCCACCGGCCGGTCGGGCAAGGGGTTTGGCTGGATCGGTCGCACGCTCGATGAAATGCGCAGCCAGTCCAAGGGAAAGATCGACGCCACCGCCTGCGTGTGTGTGGGAAACGAGTCACCTCTTGCGGCGAATGGTCGGCAGGTCAAGCCGGTTACTTTTCAGGATGCGAATCTTTTCCGCTGGTCGGGCGGTGATCTCCACGCATCGCTGGCGAAAGAGTATGAGGCGATCAACCGGGCGGGCGTGGTCGGCGATGTCGATCCCAACAGCCCGATGGCGTTTGTCATGCGCACAGCGCTGGATGCGCAGATCGCCAGTCAAAAAATTCGTGCTGCGGTGAATAAAGAGCCGGTGACAAAGTTCGGCGAGGGAAAACTGGCCAGCCAGCTCCGCATGGTGGCAGCCATGATCCGCGCGGAGTTGCCAACGCGGGTGTATTACGTCTCCCTAGGCGGGTTCGACACTCACGCCGGCCAACCCAACACCCATGCTCGCAATTTGCGCGAGTTTTCCTCGGCGATCCGCTCTTTCTATGCCGAGCTTAAAGCCATCGGCGCCCAATCCCGCGTGCTGACTCTCGCGTTCAGCGAGTTTGGCAGGCGCGTTGAGCAGAACGCATCCAATGGCACAGACCACGGCACCGCGGGGCCTCTTTTCCTCTTTGGTGAAAAAGTGCGCGCCACGAAAACTGGACTCCTGGGCGAACAGCCTTCACTGGCGGCTGATCGGCTTGATCAAGGAGACCTGATTTACAACACGGACTTCCGCTCGATTTATGCTGCGGTGCTTCAGGACTGGATGAAGGTGGACGTGAAAGAGGTTCTAGGCGCGCCGTTCCGTGCCGCGTCGGTGATTAAGACGTAAATGACGGACGGCAAAGCATTCTCTGCGGGATTTGAGGCAGGGGGGTTTTTAAGTTTGCCATTCCCTTCGTAAACTCCACCGCATGCACGCCCCGCCGTTGTGGCTTTTAATTCTCTGGTCGCTGTTTGTTCTTCAGGCATGGTTGTCCGCAGCCCAGGCGCGGAAGTTTCTGCGCTCCTTTCGTGAATCGCGCCATACGAACAGCCTCTATACCCCCGAGGTCACGGTGATTGTGCCCTTCAAGGGTGTGGATCACGAGATGGAGTCGGGCGTCCGTCGTCTCTGTGAGCAGAACTATCCAACCTATTCGCTGCGAATGGTGGTTCAGAGTGAGGATGACGCAGCCTATCCGATTCTGTTGCGTGAGCTGGCGCGCTATCCGCAGCGGCAAGCCCAGGTGCTGGTGGCGGGCGAGGCATCGCCCACCGAGGGACAGAAAGTTCACAATCAGCTTTTCGCGCTGCGGGACATCTATGACAACACTCCCGATCAGGATGTCTGGGTTTTTGCGGACAGCGATGCGATCCCCGGCCCGGAATGGCTTCGTCACCTGGTCGGCCCGCTGGCACAGTCGAAAAAAACCGGTCTGACCACGGGATACCGCTGGCTGATTCCTTCGCCAGCTTCGTCGGGGCAGGTCGCGGAATCTCCCGCTATTAACGAAAGCAAGCCGACGATCTGGTCTCATCTGGCGAGCCTGATGAATGGCTCGGTGGCGATGATGCTGGGGCGGGACGAATGGAACCACGCATGGGGCGGGTCGATGGCCATTCGTGCGGACATCGCACGACAGGGACGGCTGCGCGATCGGCTGGTGGGAGCGCTTTGCGATGATTATCAATTCACGCGCCTCAGCCGCGACCTGGGTTTACGGGTTTACTTTGTGCCGCAGTGTTTGGTGGCCACGCCTGTGAGTTTTGATTGTCGGGGGATGTTTAATTTCGGGCATCGTCAATATCTGCTCACGCGCGTGTATGCGCCTCGCGTGTTTCTCACCGGCCTGCTGCTCACGAGTCTGTACGTCACAGGCTTCGCCTCGCTGGCAGCCTATCTGCTGTGGTGTGTGGCGCACGGCTGGACGAGCATGCCGTGGATCTGGCCGGCGGCAGCCCTGGTGCTCGCAGCGGTCGGCGATCAATTCCGCGCTCTCTTTCGTCGTCGTGCGGTGCGACTCGCGTTTGGGGAGAAAATATTTCAGCAATTGCGTCCGACTCTGCGGCTCGATCAGTGGGCAACGCCTTGGTGGATGTTGATGCACTGGATGACGATTGTCCGATCCGCGTTTGGGCGGACGATGCGATGGCGGGGAATCCTCTACCGGCTGGACGGCCCGCAGCAGTGTGAACGGCTTACGCCTTAAACGGCCCTCTTAGCAGTAAGGTTTTCGAGAAAGACACGCCCCGATTGACAGCTCTATAGGCGTCTCTGCTGCAATCACATCTTTGTGTTGTGCCACACGGCTGCCAGTTTTTCGGTCAGGGCAGCGCGATCGTGGTGCTCCGCTGCATATGCACGCCCAGCATGTCCCAGGCTCAAGCGCAGTTTCGAGTCGTCAAGCAACTGGCTGATGGTGCGGGACCACTCTGCGGAAGTACCTGCGCAGAACCCGCGCGTTCCATGGCCCGCGCTGGCGATGTTTTCCCCTACGGCTGATCCGACCCATGGCAGGCCATGTGCCAGGTATTGAATCACCTTGTAGGGACACTTGCCGCGTGTCCAGAGAGTGTCGGGCATGGGACACAAGCCGACATGACACTCGCGTAATGCGGAGGCTTCTTCGTCAGGGGACCATTTACGGAAATCGACACGCAGCTTGCCGAAAGACATCGGTTGATGCGCCACCAGCCGTAATCGAGTGTGCGGATGCGTCGTCGGCAGTAATTCGAGTACGGGTCGAATCTCTTCCAGATACGGCTGGGTTGCTGCGGAGCCTACCCAGAGGAGGTCAAGCGACCCGTCTTGTGCCGGCTGCCGCTCCCCTGCGGCGGGCGGCGGGTCGATGGCCATGCGAAGTACCGTCACGCGCGGACAATACGGCCGCGCAAGCGAGGCAAGATATTCGCTTCCCGCCAGAGCCGAATCACAGCGGCTCAACATCCGTGCGAAGCGAAACCTGCGGCTGGCGCTGGGTCTTCCGCCTTCTGCGCTGGACGAGGTCAACGGATCGTCGAAGTCGAACACGATCCGCCTTGCATGTCGTCGCAGGCGGGGTAGCCACCAGGGCGCGAGCAGATGGCGATGCCACCAGATCCCATCAAATCCGCGTGTGCGGCCGAGTAACCGCCACTGCCCCGCCGCCGAGCTGGGCAGCGTAGCGCATTCCACTTCGATGTTTCGTGCCTGCAAGGGCAGGACATAGCCCGCCACCCGCTGGAGAAAGCTGGCGGATTCCGGCTTGCGCGTGATGGCGAGAATTCGGATCACGGAGGGTTCGCCAGTTGCGTGGCCCGTAGGCGCAGCGACTATACTCGAACCGTCCGCAACGCGCTGGCGCGTTGCAGGAGCACTCGCGGTCCAACCCAACACCACAAAGGTTCCCATGGGAAAACCTCTCCGCTCACTCATCCGCAACACGCTGTTTCGTGATCAGGGCAATCTCGTGGCTCTGGATGATGCCTTTGTCACGATGAAGCGACTTCTCAACGGGCATGAAGTCAGCGATATCCTCGATGCGGGTGCCAGCGACGGCCGAATATCACGAAAAATGCTGCGACATTTTCCCAATGCGCGAAGCTGGCTGTTCGAGCCGCATCCAGCTTATCGGGAGCGACTGGAGCAACTCCACCGGGAGAATCCCCGTTACAACCCGCAATTTCTCGCGCTGTCTGATAGTCCGGGGACGATTGACTTTTTTGACATGCCCCGGCTGGGGGAAACATCTCGGTTCGCACCCAGCGAAAGACTCATTCAGTATCTCTCACATACCAGCAGCCCGTCCACAAAAACCACGGTGCCGGCTGTCCGGCTCGACGACTGGCATGAGGAGAACGGCCGGCCGCCGATTCAGGTGATGAAGTACGACATTCAGGCTGGCGAACTGCTCGCGATGCGCGGGGCGACACGGGTGCTCGAATCCAGCGTGCTGCTGGTGTACACCGAGGTTTACTTTAATCCCATGTATGAAGGCGGCGCCCTGTTTGGAGAGGTGGACCAGTTTTTGCGCGAACGAGGATTTGTCCTCTATAACCTTTACGGTTTGCGCAGCGATAAAAACGACATGCTGGCCTGGGGTAATGCCATCTTCGTTCACGCGCAACGAATGAAGTTGTAAGTTGGCCGCTTACGGAGCGGAAACTCGACGGACTCGCAGTGGTTGCATTGTTAGTCAGGCGCGAGCGGTACGCCGCAACATCGCTTCGACTCGATGACCCAGTTTCAGACAAGACGCTGCGTGGGAAAGCAGCTTTTCTCCGAATTTGCTGCTGCGCGATCGTTCAGCAGAATCGCGCCGCAACCCCGTGCGATAGCCGTGAGTCTTGAGAAACAGCGGCTCCAGTCCGCAAGCGCGGAGGTAGTGCCGCATGCTCACAAGAGTAGGGATGAATATGTGGCCGTCGCCGAAATAGTGCCAAGTGCACGGTTGCTTCCAGACGCTGAGACTTTGTGCGTTCAGCGTGTGAAGGTAAATCATCCCACCTTCGCGCAGGGAGGCGGTGAGTTTTTTCAGTACAGCCATCGGTTGTGACAGGTGCTCGAAGACGTTGTCGCAGATCACCAGATCAAAATAGTTCTCCGGGATCGAAACTTCTTCGATCGGGCCAGTGTGAATCGGCACGCCTGTCGAGCGGGTCAGCGAGTCAGCAGCAAAGGCGGAAATCTCATTCCCCTGGGCCTGCCAACCAAGCTCCAGCGCAGCGCGGAGCAACACACCTTGGCCGGAACCTACTTCCAACAGCCGTCCTCCGGGACGCGCGGTTGCCAGTCGTTGTAACCAGAGGCGTCGTTTGGCGATGGCGGCTCGCGCCTCCTGCTCGCGCAACTGATGTGCCGCCCACCAGCGATCATAAAGCTCCACCGGCGGCGGGCCTTGTGAATCGCTGGATAATTGCCCCGTCTGTGCGCAGATCCAGTAATCCCCGCCGCTCGTCTTGAGCCGTTGATGCTCCGTCTCCACACCCAGCGCATCACAAAGACGAGAGCATCGTGTAGCAGGATCGCTGGCTTTCCATGCTGGCCGCAAAGTGCGCGGAAGACTCACGGGATATTTTTGTGAATGCGGAACGTCAGCCATCAAGTCATCATAAGGCGAGCATCTCCTTCGAGAAATATTCGAGCTGCTGGAGGTCGGTGCTATGATGCGCGGCGATGCTGAAATGGGACCGATGTGAATCGCCGCCGCCGTTGCTGGACCAGCGAATTCTCGCCGCCGCGCGGGTGGAAACCTATAAATCCGACGCACGCAGCACCGTCTGGCGCACGGAGACGCCTGAAGGGGCGTGGGTCGTCAAGCGTTTCGAATATTCACCACTGCGGCAACGGGTTTCGCTGATTTTGGGAATCCATCCGGGCCAGCGTGAACGACGCGCCAACGCGGAACTGGTCCGCCAGGAGATGCCTGCCGTGCCGCTCGTTGGTTGGGTCGAGCAGCGTGTCGGGCTGGGCTGCAAGATTCATCTGGTGACACCTTACGCGGGTGAATCCTTGCAGCGGTTGCTTCGGAGCGGACTGGTGCATGATGCGGAATGGTTGCGACGCACGTTACCAAGAGTCGGTGAGTTAGCGAGCCGGTTGGTTGAAGGCAGATGGTTTCTGGCTGATCTGAAGACTGCAAATATTGTGATCGACAAAGATGGCCAGCCTCGTGTGATCGACGTGGGCCGTGCGCGTCGCTGTCGCAGCCGCGCCAAGACAACGCAGATGCTCGCGGTTTTGGAAGACACGCTGAAAAAGGACGGTTTGGCGGAGGAAGTATGTCGGCAATGTGTTGCCCCCGCAGCCGCCGCAGCGCATTAGTTTTCGGGTGACCTCTTGATCAACCGCCGTGATCGCGCGGATGGGTTAAAGCTTCAGGCCGTGATTGAGGCATTCCCAGTAGAACCGCGGGCTGAACCAGCGATTGCGGCGAGGATCAATCTGGGGGTGTGCTGCGATGCGGGCGGCCATGGTAGCCGGATGTGTGTCCCGGTAATTTTTCAGCGCGTAGTACTTGCTGGTGAATGCGGGACCAAACCGCCGCTTGAGATTGCTTTCCTGTTGTTGTTTATTTTGCTGGCCCCAATAAAGCTCCTTGATCCACTCAAATTTAGTAGCCAATTCTTCGGGGCTTTTGACCCAGCCATAGTGAAAGAGCCGGGTATTGGCCCACCGGACGTAGTTACCAAGCTGCTCTTTGTTGAAATAATCGTGCTTGGGGTGGCCGCCCTTCAGGCCGGGACCGCAGCCGTCGCCGTAAAACTCAACCGTTCCGTCGAGTTTCATCGGTCGGCAAACCTTGCGAAACATCCAGGTGTCGATGGACTGGTAATCGAACGAGAATTGCAGCACGCGGTGCATCAATGCCTTGACGCCGGGCGTCGAGGCGTATTCATCCATGGTCGCCCGCAGGGTTGGTAATTCTTTCTCGTGGATGACCTCGTCAGCAAAGAGGAACATTCCCCAGTCGCACTTGGTTTTTTCTGCCAACTGAAGTGATTTGTTGCCTTCGATGCGAAAGACCTCGCCGCCCGCCGTGATGGGTACCCATTCGCTGTCGTGGATTTGGATGCGCGGATCAATCGACTGGATCAGGTCGCGCGTTCCGTCCTCTGACTTTCCGCAGAGGAAGACAAACTCATCGCAGATCGGCAGGATCGAGCGGATCGACTCAACAATCGGATAGTTGAGCCGTACGAGATTTTTGCCGTAGGTAAAACCGCAAACTGATGGCATAGGGTGGCTGAAGTTGGGGAAAAAGAACAGAGTCGTGGCTCGACCACGCGGTTCGAGCAGTTTTCGGATCGGCTAGTCCTGTCCCTGCCGCGTCGGCCGGACTGGCGGGCGGCACCCGCGATTTAGTCAGCCCAGTCGCAACAGAATGAGGACATCATGCTACGATAATCGTTCCCCCATGAATATCCGCAACTTCTGCATCATAGCTCACATTGACCACGGCAAGAGCACCCTTGCCGACCGGATGCTCCAAAAGACCGGCGCGATCTCCGAGCGCGACATGACGAACCAGGTGCTTGACGGCATGGATCTGGAGCGCGAACGCGGCATCACGATCAAGGCCAGCGCGGTGAGCGTGAAATACACGCCTCGAAGCGGCAAGTTTGCCGGGCAGGAGTTCCTGCTTAATTTCATTGATACCCCCGGCCACGTGGACTTCCACTATGAGGTCAGCCGAGCGTTGACCGCCTGCGAAGGGGCGATTCTTGTCGTTGATGCGACCCAGGGTGTCGAGGCACAGACCGTCGCCAATGCCTACATGGCGATCAATCAGAACCTCGAAATCATTCCACTGGTGAACAAGATCGACCTGCCATCCGCCCGGCCGGAAGATGTGGCTATCGAGGTCGAACACGTTTTAGGTATTCCGTCGGACGACGTGATCTTCGCGTCAGCGAAAACGGGACAAGGTGTTGAAGAGTTACTCGACGCCATCTGCAACCGTCTGCCCGGCCCTAAGGGTGACGTAAACCAGAAGACACAGGCTTTGATCTTCGACAGCGAATACGACGACTATCGCGGCGTGATTGTCTATTTTCGACTGTTCAACGGTCGTCTCGCCCCGGGTGACAAGATCCGCATGATGGGCACCGGCCGAAGCTACGCGATCACAGAAATGGGTAAGTTCACGCCGAAAATGGCGGTGAGCAAGGCGCCATTTACTGCGGGGGAAGTAGGCTATTTTGTGGCGGCAATCAAGGCGCTCGATGAGGTCAATATCGGCGATACCGTGACGCTGGAAAACAACCCCGCGGACACCCCGCTTCCGGGATACCGCGAACCGCAGCGGATGGTGTTCTGCGATTTTTATCCGATCGGGGATACACAGTTCGATGAGCTGCGCGATGCCATCGACCGGCTGCACCTCAATGATGCGAGTTTCAGCTATGCGCCAACCTCCAGCGAAGCTCTGGGCTTTGGTTTTCGGTGCGGATTCCTCGGGATGCTCCACATGGACATCATTCAGGAGCGACTCGAGCGCGAAGGCAAGGTGGAAATCGTTCAGACCGCGCCGACGGTGACTTACGAGATTCTCAAAACTGAAGGCGCGGTGATCCAGATCACTAATCCCGCGGATTTACCCGATCTGTCACAGGTGCAGGAGATCCGTGAGCCGATCGTCAAGATCGAGATCATCACACCCAAGGAATACATCGGCGACCTGATGACGCTGTGCGAATCACGCCGCGGCCGCTATGTAAAACAGCAATTTCTCAGCGATACGAGGCAAATTCTGGAATACGATCTGCCGCTGGCGGAGATCATTTTCGACTTTTACGACAAGCTTAAAAGTATCACGCGCGGTTACGGAACGATGGACTACAACCTTGCCGGCTTCCGTGCGGATGACCTGGTGAAAATGGACATCCTCGTTAATGGCGACAAGGTTGATGCGCTGAGCCTGATCGTCCATCGAGAGAAAGCGGAGCTGCGAGGCCGAGCACTGCTGACTCGCCTGAAGAAAGAGATCGAACGCCACCTCTTTGAAATTCCGCTCCAGGCGGCCATCGGCGGAAAGATCATCGCCCGCGAAACCATCAAGAGCGTAGGTAAAAACGTGACAGCGAAGTGTTACGGCGGCGACGTCAGCCGAAAACGCAAACTGCTGGAAAAACAAAAAGAAGGTAAGAAACGAATGAAGCGCGTAGGGACGGTGGACATCCCTCAGGAAGCGTTTATGGCGGTGCTGGATTCGGGTGAGTGAATTATCAGACCGCAGTCCGAACAATATGTACGTCCGCCTCTTGCGCAAAAACAGTCCCAAGCCTGCTCATTTGCTGAATCCACCTGTCGCGACATGGCAAGATGATTTGTTGAGAGGTTGGTGTGTCTTGTCGTGGCCGTGTGTGACGATCAGGCAAGATTACTGACCGGGAAAAGTAGGGCAAATTCATTTCGGCGGCTGGTTCTTTCTTTAATCCAATTGTTTGGTTATCGACGTCCTCGCCGGATCGTGATTCGGTCGGCGGCGGCTTATCGAAGTTTTGTGGGGAATGATTAAGTCACCCCCGCAACTCGACGATGACTAGTGCGAACGGAAGGTTCCTAGCCGACTCCGCCAAAGTGGCGCCCGCGGAGGGGAGACGGCACCGTGAACCGAAGTTTGAACAGGCTTGGAGTGAAGAAAAACTTCGGGTTCGCGTGGACCCGAGCAATGAGTCAGTCGGAGCACTTTTAGGAGAAAGTCCATGAACCGCTACCGCAATGCTTCTGGTTTTACGCTTGTTGAAATTCTGATCGTCGTTGTGATCCTCGGCATTCTCGCCGCGATCGTCATCCCGCAGTTCACCAGCGCCAGCGAAGCC
Proteins encoded in this region:
- a CDS encoding DUF1501 domain-containing protein, translating into MTDKPAFTRREFIGNGAMIVSTMATVPLFLERSAWALTPATGSAVKDRPGVPGERILVVVQMTGGNDGINTVVPFGWREYYKARPGIGIAEKDVLKLDSNAGLGLNPEMGDLKAMMDAGLALGVLGVGYPNPNRSHFSSMDIWHTADPTGRSGKGFGWIGRTLDEMRSQSKGKIDATACVCVGNESPLAANGRQVKPVTFQDANLFRWSGGDLHASLAKEYEAINRAGVVGDVDPNSPMAFVMRTALDAQIASQKIRAAVNKEPVTKFGEGKLASQLRMVAAMIRAELPTRVYYVSLGGFDTHAGQPNTHARNLREFSSAIRSFYAELKAIGAQSRVLTLAFSEFGRRVEQNASNGTDHGTAGPLFLFGEKVRATKTGLLGEQPSLAADRLDQGDLIYNTDFRSIYAAVLQDWMKVDVKEVLGAPFRAASVIKT
- a CDS encoding glycosyltransferase; translated protein: MHAPPLWLLILWSLFVLQAWLSAAQARKFLRSFRESRHTNSLYTPEVTVIVPFKGVDHEMESGVRRLCEQNYPTYSLRMVVQSEDDAAYPILLRELARYPQRQAQVLVAGEASPTEGQKVHNQLFALRDIYDNTPDQDVWVFADSDAIPGPEWLRHLVGPLAQSKKTGLTTGYRWLIPSPASSGQVAESPAINESKPTIWSHLASLMNGSVAMMLGRDEWNHAWGGSMAIRADIARQGRLRDRLVGALCDDYQFTRLSRDLGLRVYFVPQCLVATPVSFDCRGMFNFGHRQYLLTRVYAPRVFLTGLLLTSLYVTGFASLAAYLLWCVAHGWTSMPWIWPAAALVLAAVGDQFRALFRRRAVRLAFGEKIFQQLRPTLRLDQWATPWWMLMHWMTIVRSAFGRTMRWRGILYRLDGPQQCERLTP
- a CDS encoding glycosyltransferase family 4 protein, yielding MIRILAITRKPESASFLQRVAGYVLPLQARNIEVECATLPSSAAGQWRLLGRTRGFDGIWWHRHLLAPWWLPRLRRHARRIVFDFDDPLTSSSAEGGRPSASRRFRFARMLSRCDSALAGSEYLASLARPYCPRVTVLRMAIDPPPAAGERQPAQDGSLDLLWVGSAATQPYLEEIRPVLELLPTTHPHTRLRLVAHQPMSFGKLRVDFRKWSPDEEASALRECHVGLCPMPDTLWTRGKCPYKVIQYLAHGLPWVGSAVGENIASAGHGTRGFCAGTSAEWSRTISQLLDDSKLRLSLGHAGRAYAAEHHDRAALTEKLAAVWHNTKM
- a CDS encoding FkbM family methyltransferase, with protein sequence MGKPLRSLIRNTLFRDQGNLVALDDAFVTMKRLLNGHEVSDILDAGASDGRISRKMLRHFPNARSWLFEPHPAYRERLEQLHRENPRYNPQFLALSDSPGTIDFFDMPRLGETSRFAPSERLIQYLSHTSSPSTKTTVPAVRLDDWHEENGRPPIQVMKYDIQAGELLAMRGATRVLESSVLLVYTEVYFNPMYEGGALFGEVDQFLRERGFVLYNLYGLRSDKNDMLAWGNAIFVHAQRMKL
- a CDS encoding class I SAM-dependent methyltransferase gives rise to the protein MADVPHSQKYPVSLPRTLRPAWKASDPATRCSRLCDALGVETEHQRLKTSGGDYWICAQTGQLSSDSQGPPPVELYDRWWAAHQLREQEARAAIAKRRLWLQRLATARPGGRLLEVGSGQGVLLRAALELGWQAQGNEISAFAADSLTRSTGVPIHTGPIEEVSIPENYFDLVICDNVFEHLSQPMAVLKKLTASLREGGMIYLHTLNAQSLSVWKQPCTWHYFGDGHIFIPTLVSMRHYLRACGLEPLFLKTHGYRTGLRRDSAERSRSSKFGEKLLSHAASCLKLGHRVEAMLRRTARA
- the lepA gene encoding elongation factor 4; translation: MNIRNFCIIAHIDHGKSTLADRMLQKTGAISERDMTNQVLDGMDLERERGITIKASAVSVKYTPRSGKFAGQEFLLNFIDTPGHVDFHYEVSRALTACEGAILVVDATQGVEAQTVANAYMAINQNLEIIPLVNKIDLPSARPEDVAIEVEHVLGIPSDDVIFASAKTGQGVEELLDAICNRLPGPKGDVNQKTQALIFDSEYDDYRGVIVYFRLFNGRLAPGDKIRMMGTGRSYAITEMGKFTPKMAVSKAPFTAGEVGYFVAAIKALDEVNIGDTVTLENNPADTPLPGYREPQRMVFCDFYPIGDTQFDELRDAIDRLHLNDASFSYAPTSSEALGFGFRCGFLGMLHMDIIQERLEREGKVEIVQTAPTVTYEILKTEGAVIQITNPADLPDLSQVQEIREPIVKIEIITPKEYIGDLMTLCESRRGRYVKQQFLSDTRQILEYDLPLAEIIFDFYDKLKSITRGYGTMDYNLAGFRADDLVKMDILVNGDKVDALSLIVHREKAELRGRALLTRLKKEIERHLFEIPLQAAIGGKIIARETIKSVGKNVTAKCYGGDVSRKRKLLEKQKEGKKRMKRVGTVDIPQEAFMAVLDSGE